A region of Pleionea litopenaei DNA encodes the following proteins:
- a CDS encoding DUF4199 domain-containing protein: protein MQRLIFKYGGWATLILVGVTVCSAIFIEQTPENYGMGEVIGYSAMLAALAMIILAQVEMKRAPEINTSYWRYCLLGLGISVLAGTGFGIYNLVYVNWVNPEFMDQYYGYYIETIRNSGQTQEQIAAIIDRLNQEKSYWQSPVIQFFGMFITVFAMGLVISVLSAGIMIQWEKKSFA from the coding sequence ATGCAAAGACTGATCTTTAAATACGGTGGTTGGGCAACCTTAATCTTGGTTGGCGTGACGGTTTGTTCTGCAATCTTTATCGAACAAACACCTGAAAATTACGGCATGGGTGAAGTCATTGGCTACTCCGCCATGCTCGCCGCGCTGGCCATGATTATTTTGGCGCAGGTTGAAATGAAACGAGCCCCAGAGATTAACACCAGCTATTGGCGTTACTGTCTCCTTGGCCTGGGGATAAGCGTCTTAGCGGGTACCGGCTTTGGCATTTATAACTTAGTTTATGTTAATTGGGTTAATCCAGAGTTTATGGATCAATACTATGGCTACTACATAGAAACGATTCGCAACAGTGGGCAAACACAAGAACAGATTGCCGCCATCATTGACCGTTTGAATCAAGAAAAATCTTATTGGCAAAGCCCAGTGATTCAGTTTTTCGGCATGTTTATTACCGTATTCGCCATGGGCCTGGTTATTTCAGTGTTATCAGCGGGCATTATGATCCAGTGGGAGAAAAAGTCTTTCGCCTAA